A region of Streptomyces halobius DNA encodes the following proteins:
- a CDS encoding IS110 family transposase translates to MPELWAGTDAGKGEHHCTVIDQDATVFLTRRVPNSETELLELLSDVLDLAEGEPVTWAVDLNAGGAALWIALLVNHEQRLLYIPGRTVHHASGAYRGSGKTDAKDAFVIADTARMRRDLQPLQVTSEIAVDLKILTARRMDLSADRTRAINRLRAQMLEYFPALERAFDYSTSKTALILLTKYQTPAALRCIGRARLAAWLKNHGVRTLTTAKSAADAAVTAGEAQLTTVPGEKTAAKMVHTLAREVMALDQDIADLEALIEGRFREHPDADVITSMPGIGDMLGAEFIAATGGDLTAFGSPDRLAGVAGLAPVPRDSGKVSGNLRRPRRYSRRLLRMFYLSAQVAAIHCPESQRFYQRKRAEGKNHKQAVLALARRRLNVLWALIRDHRTFETSGPQPAAAA, encoded by the coding sequence GTGCCTGAACTGTGGGCCGGCACGGATGCGGGCAAGGGCGAGCATCACTGCACGGTGATCGACCAGGACGCCACGGTGTTCCTCACGCGCCGGGTGCCCAACAGCGAGACCGAGCTGCTGGAACTCCTCAGCGACGTCCTGGACCTGGCCGAGGGTGAGCCGGTGACGTGGGCGGTGGACCTCAACGCCGGCGGCGCCGCACTCTGGATCGCCCTGCTGGTCAACCACGAGCAGAGACTGCTCTACATCCCCGGACGCACCGTCCACCACGCCTCCGGCGCGTACCGCGGCAGCGGCAAAACGGACGCGAAGGACGCCTTCGTCATCGCCGACACCGCCCGCATGCGCCGCGACCTGCAGCCCTTGCAGGTAACCAGCGAGATCGCGGTTGACCTGAAGATCCTCACCGCCCGGCGCATGGACCTGTCCGCCGACCGCACACGCGCAATCAACCGGCTCCGTGCCCAGATGCTGGAGTACTTCCCCGCCCTGGAGCGGGCCTTCGACTACAGCACCTCCAAGACCGCGCTCATCCTGCTCACGAAGTACCAGACCCCTGCCGCCCTGCGGTGTATCGGCCGGGCCCGGCTGGCGGCCTGGCTGAAGAACCACGGCGTGCGCACGCTCACCACGGCCAAGAGCGCCGCGGACGCGGCGGTGACCGCGGGCGAGGCCCAGCTCACCACCGTGCCGGGAGAGAAGACCGCGGCCAAGATGGTCCACACGCTGGCCAGGGAGGTGATGGCCCTTGACCAGGACATCGCGGACCTCGAAGCCCTGATCGAAGGCCGGTTTCGCGAGCATCCCGACGCAGACGTGATCACTTCCATGCCCGGCATCGGCGACATGCTCGGCGCCGAGTTCATCGCCGCGACCGGCGGCGACCTGACCGCCTTCGGCAGCCCCGACCGGCTCGCCGGAGTCGCCGGACTCGCCCCCGTCCCACGGGACTCGGGCAAGGTTTCCGGCAACCTGCGCAGGCCTCGCCGCTACAGTCGTCGGCTCCTGCGCATGTTCTACCTCTCCGCCCAGGTCGCCGCGATTCACTGTCCCGAGTCCCAGCGGTTCTACCAGCGCAAACGCGCTGAGGGGAAGAACCACAAACAGGCCGTCCTCGCCCTGGCCAGACGCCGCCTGAACGTGCTCTGGGCCCTCATACGCGACCACCGCACGTTCGAGACCAGCGGACCCCAGCCTGCTGCAGCGGCCTGA
- a CDS encoding histidine phosphatase family protein, whose amino-acid sequence MAPRTELTLALVRHAESTENARKTTFYRDPRPWTGAAAHALSRDLVGLTPRGFEQCLWLRRTLPQLVGPAPVVLTSQYRRAQDTAALALPGLPSEVTAALNEQHYGDATYMTKRELFATYPEGADDRRLRKHLWTPPGEGGESLADGVLRRANGFITTLPALASTAAAVVAVTHHTAILALRSLLEGRPVTDLVDQARRRKTPNGAVLLYRLHDGHFEAAGGAEPDC is encoded by the coding sequence ATGGCACCGCGCACCGAGCTGACCCTGGCTCTGGTCCGTCATGCCGAATCGACGGAGAACGCCCGCAAAACCACCTTCTACCGCGACCCCCGCCCCTGGACCGGGGCCGCGGCCCACGCCCTGTCCCGTGACCTCGTCGGCCTCACCCCGCGGGGCTTCGAGCAGTGCCTGTGGCTGCGCCGCACACTGCCCCAACTCGTCGGCCCCGCACCAGTCGTGCTCACCTCGCAGTACCGGCGCGCCCAGGACACCGCGGCGCTCGCCCTGCCCGGCCTGCCGAGCGAGGTGACCGCGGCGCTGAACGAACAGCACTACGGCGACGCCACCTACATGACCAAGCGGGAGCTGTTCGCCACCTACCCCGAGGGCGCCGACGACCGCCGCCTGCGCAAGCACTTATGGACCCCGCCGGGCGAAGGCGGCGAATCACTGGCCGACGGCGTACTGCGCCGGGCGAACGGCTTCATCACCACGCTGCCCGCGCTCGCATCCACCGCGGCCGCGGTCGTGGCCGTCACACACCACACCGCGATCCTGGCGCTGCGCTCCCTCCTGGAGGGGCGGCCGGTCACCGATCTGGTCGACCAGGCCCGCCGCCGCAAGACCCCGAATGGGGCGGTGCTGCTCTACCGGCTGCACGACGGGCACTTCGAGGCCGCCGGCGGCGCCGAGCCGGACTGCTGA
- a CDS encoding helix-turn-helix domain-containing protein: MSEAQPTMMRRRLAGALKTLRHRTGLNLDDAAARIGLPSGTTLSKVENAKRLVAVTALDAYFTAYGIEDGDARRDEIRKLATLAGSTRRTNLLRQYGDAVPDPFADYLELEELAAQADIYASQVIPGILQTHAYAHAVIDGSRRWRTEREVKTFAELRMQRAAVLTRETPLPVWCVLDEAALRRAMGGPAVLAEQLNHLLALHERLPHVQIQVLPFAAGAHPAMDGTHTIFRFDTGSPVVVVEPMTTSLYLEEDADIGQYDVNFNHLRSQALDTKRSRNFIRDVIKEIR, translated from the coding sequence ATGTCAGAGGCCCAGCCGACCATGATGCGCCGGCGCCTGGCCGGCGCCCTCAAGACCCTGCGGCACCGCACCGGCCTGAACCTCGACGATGCCGCCGCCCGGATCGGACTTCCCAGCGGAACCACCCTCAGCAAGGTCGAGAACGCCAAACGGCTGGTTGCCGTCACCGCCCTGGACGCGTACTTCACCGCCTACGGCATCGAGGACGGCGACGCCCGCCGCGACGAGATCCGCAAGCTCGCCACGCTCGCCGGCTCCACCCGCCGCACCAACCTCCTGCGCCAGTACGGCGATGCGGTACCCGACCCCTTCGCCGACTACCTCGAACTCGAAGAGCTCGCCGCCCAAGCCGACATCTACGCCTCCCAGGTCATCCCCGGCATCCTCCAGACCCACGCCTACGCCCACGCCGTCATCGACGGCAGCCGCCGCTGGAGAACCGAACGGGAGGTCAAGACGTTCGCCGAACTGCGCATGCAGCGCGCGGCCGTACTGACCCGCGAGACGCCGCTGCCCGTCTGGTGCGTACTCGACGAAGCCGCCCTGCGCCGGGCAATGGGCGGGCCGGCGGTGCTGGCCGAACAGCTCAACCACCTCCTGGCCCTCCACGAACGCCTCCCCCACGTGCAGATCCAGGTGCTGCCGTTCGCCGCCGGAGCGCACCCCGCGATGGACGGAACCCACACGATCTTCCGGTTCGACACCGGCAGTCCCGTCGTCGTGGTGGAGCCCATGACCACCTCGCTCTACCTGGAAGAGGACGCCGACATCGGCCAGTACGACGTCAACTTCAACCACCTGCGCAGCCAGGCCCTCGATACCAAGCGCTCCCGCAATTTCATCCGCGATGTGATCAAGGAGATCCGTTGA
- a CDS encoding DUF397 domain-containing protein has product MSTTANPRPEPAWRKSSYSSGGGNCVEVASAGPGTVAVRDSKNPTQTPLCFSSTTFTAFLLMVNSHTEF; this is encoded by the coding sequence TTGAGCACCACTGCGAACCCCCGCCCCGAGCCTGCCTGGCGCAAGAGCAGCTACAGCAGCGGAGGCGGCAACTGCGTCGAAGTCGCGTCCGCCGGCCCCGGCACCGTGGCCGTACGCGACTCGAAGAACCCGACCCAGACCCCCTTGTGCTTCTCCAGCACGACGTTCACCGCCTTCCTCCTCATGGTGAACAGCCACACGGAGTTCTAG
- a CDS encoding restriction endonuclease: MRKRTRRQLQGWGIAAAVIAVVWMAGNWASVWPVLVTVLAVSVVGGAGWGLLRAHQRAVGEDRQWRAQEEAKARELSMTEVDTLSWQDFEQYVADLCRRDGCQDVVVSGKSGDLGADVVGYLADGRKLVVQCKKYAPERSVSSQDMQKFVGTARLEHGADVALFVTTCRTFTKAALGLAVRQDIVALHRDLLGSWVKDAHLETLIPLNGSGGGARRPPA, encoded by the coding sequence ATGAGGAAGCGCACGCGCAGGCAGCTGCAGGGCTGGGGCATCGCGGCGGCGGTCATCGCCGTGGTGTGGATGGCCGGGAACTGGGCATCGGTGTGGCCCGTCCTGGTGACCGTACTCGCCGTCTCCGTTGTGGGCGGGGCCGGCTGGGGCCTCCTGCGTGCGCACCAGCGCGCGGTCGGCGAGGACCGGCAGTGGCGGGCGCAGGAGGAAGCGAAGGCGCGGGAGCTGTCGATGACGGAGGTCGACACGCTCTCCTGGCAGGACTTCGAGCAGTACGTCGCCGATCTGTGCCGCCGGGACGGCTGCCAAGACGTCGTCGTCAGCGGCAAGAGCGGCGACCTGGGCGCCGACGTCGTCGGTTATCTCGCCGACGGTCGCAAACTGGTCGTCCAGTGCAAGAAGTACGCGCCCGAGCGGAGCGTGTCCTCGCAGGACATGCAGAAGTTCGTCGGCACCGCCCGCCTTGAGCACGGCGCGGACGTCGCCCTGTTCGTCACCACCTGCCGCACGTTCACGAAGGCTGCCCTCGGCCTGGCGGTGCGCCAGGACATCGTGGCCCTGCACCGCGACTTGCTGGGCTCCTGGGTCAAGGACGCCCATCTGGAGACGCTGATTCCGCTGAACGGGAGCGGCGGCGGCGCGCGGCGCCCGCCAGCCTGA
- a CDS encoding alpha/beta hydrolase gives MIIRRITAAVALLLAVVLAAFTWIIASFRIPPQLVRLSYVVSNFGLYLVPLGLLGVLLAVVLYRRGVRRIALVTGLVGVVATVAACFPLVAAWRSAERHGADLSLANYLTYGANTGEPDASKSVVYHRIDGQELKLDVKLPSDGPERARPAVVWVHGGGWVSGDRGEAPKWHKWLNDKGYAVFAIEYRLAPPPRWNQAPADVKCAIGWVRQHAETYGVDPDRIMTAGGSAGGNLALMGAYADDRVKPSCPVPDAADTPDTADAPVAAVAAVAAFYPATDVARGWQDTTMRDTIRKAAEDYTGGTPQQVPEHYKLASPVTYVRKDLPPTLLMHGTRDHVAPYQQSTGLAAKLREFDVPYRLLAVPYGEHAYDFRWGDWGSQVSRHVFSEFLDRYFPANPSNNG, from the coding sequence ATGATCATCCGCCGGATCACCGCCGCCGTGGCGCTGCTGCTCGCCGTGGTCCTGGCGGCGTTCACGTGGATCATCGCCTCCTTCCGTATCCCGCCGCAGCTGGTCAGACTCTCGTACGTCGTGAGCAACTTCGGCCTCTATCTGGTCCCGCTCGGTCTGCTCGGGGTGCTTCTCGCCGTCGTCCTGTATCGCCGGGGCGTCCGCAGGATCGCTCTCGTCACCGGCCTGGTCGGTGTGGTCGCGACCGTCGCCGCCTGCTTTCCGCTCGTGGCTGCCTGGCGGTCCGCCGAGCGGCACGGCGCTGACCTGTCCCTCGCCAACTATCTGACGTACGGCGCGAACACCGGTGAGCCGGACGCGTCGAAGAGCGTCGTCTACCACCGCATCGACGGGCAGGAGCTGAAGCTGGACGTAAAGCTCCCATCGGACGGACCGGAGCGGGCCCGCCCGGCCGTGGTGTGGGTGCACGGCGGCGGCTGGGTCTCGGGTGACCGCGGCGAGGCGCCCAAGTGGCACAAGTGGCTGAACGACAAGGGGTACGCGGTCTTCGCCATCGAATACCGTCTGGCGCCGCCGCCCCGCTGGAATCAGGCCCCGGCCGACGTGAAGTGCGCCATCGGCTGGGTCAGGCAGCACGCCGAGACCTACGGGGTCGACCCCGACCGGATCATGACGGCGGGCGGCTCGGCGGGCGGCAACCTCGCCCTGATGGGCGCCTACGCCGATGACCGGGTCAAGCCGAGCTGCCCCGTGCCGGACGCAGCGGACACACCGGATACCGCGGACGCGCCGGTCGCGGCAGTCGCGGCGGTGGCGGCGTTCTACCCGGCCACCGATGTGGCCCGCGGCTGGCAGGACACCACGATGCGGGACACCATCCGCAAGGCGGCCGAGGACTACACCGGCGGCACCCCACAGCAGGTGCCCGAACACTACAAGTTGGCGTCCCCGGTGACGTACGTACGCAAGGACCTGCCTCCCACCCTCCTGATGCACGGCACCCGCGACCACGTCGCGCCCTATCAGCAGTCAACCGGACTCGCCGCGAAACTACGGGAGTTCGACGTCCCGTACCGGCTGCTCGCGGTCCCGTACGGCGAGCACGCCTACGATTTCAGATGGGGCGACTGGGGCAGTCAGGTCTCCCGTCATGTGTTCTCCGAGTTCCTGGACCGCTACTTCCCCGCGAATCCGTCGAACAACGGCTGA
- a CDS encoding baeRF2 domain-containing protein: MSEITISHSHEDGTILEGSSEGDGVWEILRGLRDNWWFLEKALAVERTGEPATQAGCALFAADGEVALDPPLPAPPAVPSTSWGLVPRLTPLLEAVGDDPVCLVVTVDKSGADFALHSSRGGEDAGTVAGVDWPTHRTGRNDRAERHLQSKAEESWEHNAREIAEAAREVFEKSGAAALLLAGDPRERKSVHEKLPPLLRDVTYETAHGGRAPGADTASLDRDIAQVRALSERAHLAEVTGRFRARAEPAGGETPYAAEGIPALIEAAREHQIDTLLVSPHSADAARNVWVGKTPDQVAVRSSRTPVPGRAPSHPGTRGRRPGPLRRGQRRRRRGGERSRRSTGRGTGRHSAVDGGGTADVRRHRAVGVPGRSTRGSDRCGAVPE, encoded by the coding sequence GAAATCCTCCGCGGCCTGCGCGACAACTGGTGGTTCTTGGAGAAGGCCCTGGCAGTGGAGCGCACCGGAGAGCCGGCGACGCAGGCCGGCTGCGCGTTGTTCGCCGCCGATGGTGAGGTGGCCCTCGATCCCCCGCTTCCCGCGCCGCCCGCGGTGCCGTCCACATCATGGGGGCTCGTGCCCCGGCTGACGCCCCTGCTCGAAGCGGTCGGCGACGATCCGGTCTGCCTCGTCGTCACGGTGGACAAGAGCGGGGCGGACTTCGCCCTGCACAGCAGCCGTGGCGGTGAGGATGCCGGGACGGTTGCCGGTGTCGACTGGCCGACCCACCGAACCGGCCGGAACGACCGGGCCGAGCGTCACCTCCAGTCCAAGGCGGAGGAAAGCTGGGAGCACAACGCCCGTGAGATCGCCGAAGCGGCCCGTGAGGTATTCGAGAAGAGTGGCGCTGCGGCGCTGCTCCTGGCCGGAGATCCGCGTGAGCGCAAGTCGGTGCACGAGAAACTCCCCCCGCTCCTTCGGGACGTGACGTACGAGACCGCGCACGGAGGTCGGGCCCCGGGAGCGGACACCGCGTCCCTTGACCGGGATATCGCACAGGTGCGGGCCCTCAGCGAGCGTGCCCACCTCGCAGAGGTGACGGGGCGCTTCCGTGCCCGGGCCGAGCCCGCGGGCGGTGAGACGCCGTACGCCGCGGAGGGCATTCCGGCCCTGATCGAGGCGGCAAGGGAGCACCAGATCGACACCCTGCTGGTCAGCCCGCACAGCGCGGACGCCGCCCGGAACGTCTGGGTCGGTAAGACCCCCGACCAAGTGGCGGTGCGCAGCTCCCGAACTCCAGTACCTGGGCGAGCCCCGTCCCACCCCGGCACGCGCGGACGACGCCCTGGTCCGCTCCGCCGTGGCCAACGGCGCCGACGTCGTGGTGGTGAGCGATCCCGCCGAAGCACCGGCCGGGGGACTGGGCGCCATTCTGCGGTGGACGGAGGCGGCACCGCGGATGTGAGGCGGCACCGCGCGGTCGGCGTACCCGGTCGGAGTACACGGGGTAGCGACCGGTGCGGAGCCGTGCCTGAATAA